The Rhodocytophaga rosea genome has a segment encoding these proteins:
- a CDS encoding B12-binding domain-containing radical SAM protein has translation MPKILFTHSYFLYLDPKQWKAANAYPPLGTLYAAALLRENGYEVSLFDSMLAHSPQQIAPVLKSKQPDLLVIYDDGFNYLSKMCLTNMREAAFHMIGLAKQQGCTIIISSSDSTDHYEKYLQQGADVVILGEGEITLLALVNSLNKQQAYSAIDGIAYQENGQTIANKKRPVLRDLDLLPLPAWDLVDIASYKKLWKKKHGYFSLNVVTTRGCTYKCNWCAKPLFGNRYHARSPKNVVEELQLLVHTFGAEHIWFCDDIFGLKPGWIQQFADLVAEKKLQFTFKIQSRADLLIHGPTVENLSKAGCQMVWLGAESGSQKILDAMDKGITIQQIYESRKLLQAHGIQAAFFLQFGYPGEVKTDIQATIRMVLDLLPEDIGISVTYPLPGTQLYERVKAELKEKTNWQDSDELSMLFHNTYPEGFYKDLQRYVHKLYRRQKSIQSLKKLVHSPFSLDRKQIRSAISAFYRIPAATLKDHSLDHLIIRYGGSF, from the coding sequence ATGCCAAAAATTTTATTCACTCATTCCTATTTTCTGTACCTCGATCCCAAGCAATGGAAAGCGGCCAATGCTTATCCTCCGCTGGGTACGCTTTATGCTGCCGCATTACTGAGGGAAAATGGATATGAAGTGAGTTTGTTCGATAGTATGCTGGCGCATTCTCCCCAGCAAATAGCGCCAGTGTTGAAAAGCAAACAACCGGATCTACTGGTGATTTATGATGATGGCTTTAATTACCTTTCCAAGATGTGCTTAACCAACATGCGGGAAGCGGCTTTTCACATGATCGGGCTGGCAAAACAACAGGGATGCACCATAATTATTTCCAGTTCTGATAGCACCGACCATTATGAGAAATACCTTCAGCAAGGAGCGGATGTTGTGATTCTAGGAGAAGGTGAAATCACTTTACTTGCACTGGTAAATAGCTTGAATAAGCAACAGGCATATTCGGCCATCGATGGAATTGCTTACCAGGAAAATGGGCAAACAATAGCTAATAAAAAGCGTCCGGTGCTGAGGGACCTGGATCTGCTGCCCTTGCCTGCCTGGGATTTAGTTGATATTGCCAGCTACAAAAAACTCTGGAAGAAAAAGCATGGCTATTTTTCGTTGAATGTGGTCACTACCAGAGGATGTACCTATAAATGTAACTGGTGTGCTAAACCATTATTTGGCAACCGGTATCATGCCCGTAGCCCCAAAAATGTGGTAGAAGAACTGCAATTACTCGTGCATACATTCGGAGCAGAACATATCTGGTTTTGTGATGATATTTTTGGCTTAAAACCAGGCTGGATACAACAGTTTGCAGACCTTGTGGCAGAAAAAAAGCTACAATTCACCTTTAAAATACAATCCCGGGCTGATTTGCTGATTCATGGGCCTACCGTAGAAAACTTGTCGAAAGCCGGTTGTCAGATGGTATGGCTGGGTGCAGAATCTGGTTCGCAGAAAATACTGGATGCCATGGATAAGGGAATTACCATTCAGCAGATTTACGAGTCGAGAAAATTATTGCAGGCGCATGGCATTCAGGCCGCTTTTTTTCTGCAATTCGGCTATCCTGGAGAAGTAAAAACAGATATTCAGGCTACTATCCGTATGGTACTTGATTTACTGCCGGAAGACATTGGTATATCGGTTACCTATCCTTTACCTGGAACACAGTTGTACGAGCGGGTAAAAGCTGAACTCAAAGAAAAAACCAACTGGCAGGATTCCGACGAACTCTCAATGCTCTTTCACAATACGTATCCGGAAGGTTTTTACAAAGACCTGCAACGCTATGTACATAAGCTGTACCGCAGACAAAAAAGTATACAGAGCCTCAAAAAGTTAGTGCATTCGCCCTTTTCGCTCGACAGAAAGCAGATCAGAAGCGCCATTTCCGCCTTTTACCGGATTCCGGCAGCCACACTGAAAGACCATTCTTTAGATCATTTAATCATCAGGTATGGAGGCAGCTTTTGA
- a CDS encoding glycosyltransferase family 9 protein has product MLQIRYLLLINRLLQIPYNMLWYVHIRLRRFVNIEQREDNRAVVLKFMGMGSIIRIASIWEKTGVDFESIAFCTFMQNKEICELLGFKQVIYIRTGSITHFITDTYLAIVSIRAFRPNYIIDLERCSAAIGILRIVCAWISGCKTIALDRKLTEGIHDIVLSLEKLTYGAAIEKTGAMLNKEQNLNNEPAAYQEAEVDAHKILVNINASTYLPQRKYPAAQFIDLLRSLQTRAKNNAYQFYLTGSADEYAYVQRVVEKLQQHRIMAYNVAGKWSLNQLVQQLSSCRLFITNDSGPMHLSVYMHIPTIALWGPTHYRYFGYENDAFARHVSLNKSCSPCFTDPASEAAIACQGKISCMQEISPEWIAGQAETWMKQHTSAYRTYKVPKGLLQSESEKNLLLH; this is encoded by the coding sequence ATGTTACAAATCCGCTACCTGCTTCTCATAAACCGGCTTTTGCAGATTCCATATAACATGCTATGGTATGTCCACATTAGGCTCCGCAGATTTGTTAACATAGAGCAAAGAGAGGACAACCGGGCAGTTGTACTCAAATTTATGGGGATGGGAAGCATTATCCGGATCGCTTCGATCTGGGAAAAAACTGGGGTAGATTTTGAAAGTATAGCTTTTTGCACCTTTATGCAGAACAAAGAAATCTGCGAACTCTTGGGTTTCAAACAGGTAATCTATATCCGGACTGGTAGCATTACTCATTTTATAACTGATACCTATCTGGCCATTGTAAGCATCCGGGCATTTCGGCCCAATTATATCATTGACCTGGAACGGTGTTCTGCAGCGATAGGGATACTGCGGATAGTTTGTGCCTGGATAAGTGGTTGTAAAACAATCGCTTTGGACAGAAAGCTTACAGAAGGCATCCATGATATAGTATTGTCATTAGAAAAGCTTACCTATGGAGCCGCCATTGAAAAAACAGGTGCTATGTTAAACAAAGAACAGAATTTGAATAATGAACCTGCTGCCTATCAGGAAGCAGAGGTGGATGCACATAAAATATTAGTGAATATTAATGCGAGTACCTATTTACCTCAGAGAAAATATCCCGCAGCCCAATTCATAGATTTGCTTCGTAGCCTGCAAACAAGGGCTAAAAACAATGCCTATCAATTTTACCTGACTGGTTCAGCAGATGAATATGCGTATGTGCAAAGGGTGGTAGAAAAGCTTCAGCAGCATAGAATAATGGCCTATAATGTGGCAGGCAAATGGAGCCTAAACCAATTGGTGCAGCAACTTTCCTCCTGCCGACTGTTTATTACCAATGATTCAGGCCCCATGCATTTATCCGTTTACATGCACATACCAACAATAGCACTTTGGGGGCCTACCCATTACCGGTATTTTGGCTATGAAAATGATGCTTTTGCCAGGCATGTTTCCCTCAACAAATCATGTTCTCCTTGTTTTACCGATCCTGCAAGCGAAGCTGCCATTGCCTGCCAGGGAAAAATTTCTTGTATGCAGGAGATAAGTCCGGAATGGATAGCAGGCCAGGCTGAAACCTGGATGAAACAACATACTTCTGCTTACCGGACTTACAAGGTGCCAAAGGGCTTATTACAAAGCGAATCTGAAAAGAACCTGCTGTTACATTAA
- a CDS encoding class I SAM-dependent methyltransferase, which yields MEAAFDSVAHQYDETFTFTSVGGSQRQRVWELLAQNKLLDKPLHILEVNCGTGEDAIRFAQSGHQILATDISGEMIEVCRQKTQKRYFSNLEFKQAGFQEIHTLQAQGKFDLIFSNFGGLNCVSPLELSQFMKQAYILLKPGGNLVAVIMPPFCMWETGYYLLKGSWKKAFRRFLEKTEAVIDTHSFPVYYYNPYKLYQTIADDFEWIELAPVGLFLPPSYLENFFCTRPGWLRFLNKMEKITAPLSALGCVSDHFYLQLRKRL from the coding sequence ATGGAGGCAGCTTTTGATTCGGTAGCGCATCAATATGATGAAACCTTCACATTTACCAGTGTAGGAGGCAGTCAACGGCAGCGGGTATGGGAATTACTTGCTCAAAATAAATTGCTGGATAAGCCTTTGCATATTCTGGAAGTGAACTGTGGTACCGGCGAAGATGCCATCCGGTTTGCGCAGTCAGGCCATCAAATACTAGCCACAGATATTTCTGGTGAAATGATAGAGGTGTGTCGCCAGAAAACGCAAAAAAGATATTTTTCAAATCTGGAATTTAAACAAGCAGGTTTTCAAGAGATACATACACTACAAGCCCAGGGAAAATTCGATCTCATATTTTCAAATTTTGGTGGCTTAAATTGTGTTTCACCGCTTGAACTTTCGCAGTTTATGAAGCAAGCTTATATACTCTTAAAGCCAGGAGGAAATTTAGTAGCTGTTATTATGCCGCCATTTTGTATGTGGGAAACCGGGTATTATCTGCTGAAAGGTTCCTGGAAAAAAGCATTCCGCCGGTTTTTAGAAAAAACAGAAGCTGTGATAGATACCCATTCATTTCCGGTGTATTATTATAATCCCTACAAACTGTATCAAACAATTGCCGATGATTTTGAATGGATAGAATTAGCACCGGTGGGCCTTTTTCTTCCGCCTTCTTACCTGGAGAATTTCTTCTGTACCCGGCCAGGATGGCTTCGTTTTTTGAATAAGATGGAAAAGATAACTGCGCCCCTTTCTGCACTGGGCTGCGTGAGTGATCATTTTTACCTTCAACTCAGAAAACGCCTATGA
- a CDS encoding FkbM family methyltransferase, producing MDGLQKNIPGFVINTARLLYHRLFPPAHSCAYWIRKLVTNEPLSLVHIGSHDGKTGDLFFDLIHEHTHWKVLFVEPVPYLFKRLQENYPSDSRFRFENAAVNDGSSQLFYWVQEDAISHVPDLPKGFDQLGSFDRNNITKHLDGKLEHYIVEASIQGITLQALFSKHSIDKLDILHIDTEGYDWKILSQLDLNKHSPLLILFEHINLSAVEKAQAIQFLKTRFYIVELEADFLCINRNTQKLSKKDVLKLQRIFPLYF from the coding sequence ATGGATGGGCTTCAGAAAAATATACCTGGTTTTGTAATTAATACTGCCAGACTCCTGTATCATCGGTTGTTCCCGCCTGCGCATTCCTGCGCCTACTGGATCAGGAAACTTGTTACAAACGAGCCGTTATCTCTTGTACATATCGGTTCGCATGATGGCAAAACCGGAGATCTTTTTTTCGACCTTATTCACGAGCATACACACTGGAAAGTATTGTTTGTAGAACCGGTTCCTTATTTGTTTAAACGTTTACAAGAAAATTATCCATCAGACTCAAGGTTCAGGTTTGAAAATGCAGCGGTTAATGATGGCTCTTCTCAGCTATTTTACTGGGTACAGGAAGATGCCATTTCGCATGTACCTGATCTCCCCAAAGGCTTTGATCAGTTAGGGTCGTTTGACAGAAACAACATTACTAAACATTTAGATGGCAAACTTGAACACTATATTGTAGAGGCAAGCATTCAGGGAATTACTTTGCAGGCACTTTTCAGCAAACATAGCATTGATAAACTGGATATTTTACACATTGATACAGAAGGATATGACTGGAAAATTCTTTCGCAGTTAGATTTAAATAAACATTCTCCTCTGCTGATACTTTTTGAACACATCAACCTGTCTGCTGTGGAGAAAGCACAAGCCATTCAATTTCTGAAAACCAGGTTTTATATAGTTGAACTGGAAGCAGATTTTTTATGTATTAACCGGAATACGCAGAAACTTTCTAAGAAAGATGTTCTTAAGCTACAGCGTATCTTCCCTTTGTATTTCTAA
- a CDS encoding glycosyltransferase family 87 protein produces MKGTMDRYSRTHKIALYILVCLLTLYTIWKGIIPAWKELNSDFPNYYLSSKIVLEGKDMHRLYEDAWFNQKLQELDLAEQGKFSPFPPATAFVMLPIASLKPLTAKRIWTICNICFLLLTIYFLQKITAWHWIFCALLILLTGQALLNNFRLGQLYLMVGCTLVFSHYLVQRGKTGIAGSLLGIVAIIKYFPVVFIAGYAFTGNRRLTIYAISTMLVLVFLQIGVVGTGVFATYLAKVLLPHLQGDLSMQSPYAIAFQSWESVLRNVFVFHPTENPSPLINWPTGKWMVQGIMYACIALTTIYVLWQSHFLQKPVKQWIYLSLPALAAFVLSPASATYHYLMLVFPFAFILLVLKAGEASIVITGWFILLYMGIGWLNYNYVYKVMEPIGWQIFLFYPRLWLLLLLYISYIWFIHLKLIKVHALSFPERVKAGY; encoded by the coding sequence ATGAAAGGCACAATGGATAGATACAGCCGTACACACAAAATTGCCTTATATATTCTGGTATGTCTGCTTACGTTATATACTATCTGGAAAGGAATTATTCCAGCCTGGAAAGAATTAAACTCTGACTTCCCTAATTATTATTTATCTTCGAAGATAGTGCTTGAAGGAAAAGACATGCATCGCTTGTATGAGGATGCTTGGTTTAACCAGAAGTTGCAAGAATTGGACTTGGCAGAACAAGGAAAATTCTCTCCCTTTCCTCCGGCTACCGCTTTTGTGATGCTTCCGATAGCCAGTTTAAAGCCGCTTACTGCCAAAAGAATATGGACGATCTGTAATATCTGCTTTTTGCTGCTTACCATCTATTTTTTACAAAAAATAACTGCATGGCACTGGATATTCTGTGCTTTACTTATTTTGCTCACCGGTCAGGCTCTACTCAATAATTTTCGTTTAGGGCAATTATACCTGATGGTGGGCTGCACATTAGTATTCAGCCATTATCTGGTACAGCGGGGAAAAACTGGTATAGCTGGCAGTTTATTAGGTATTGTGGCCATCATCAAATACTTTCCAGTGGTGTTCATCGCCGGATATGCATTTACCGGAAACAGGCGGCTAACAATTTATGCAATAAGTACTATGCTTGTTTTGGTATTCCTGCAAATAGGAGTGGTTGGAACAGGAGTGTTTGCAACCTACCTGGCTAAAGTATTATTACCTCATTTGCAAGGCGACCTTTCTATGCAAAGTCCGTATGCCATTGCTTTTCAATCCTGGGAAAGTGTCTTGCGGAATGTATTTGTATTTCATCCTACAGAAAATCCGTCTCCTTTAATAAACTGGCCCACCGGTAAATGGATGGTGCAAGGTATAATGTACGCTTGTATTGCTTTGACTACTATTTATGTATTGTGGCAATCCCATTTTCTTCAAAAGCCGGTTAAGCAATGGATATATCTTTCCTTACCAGCCCTTGCCGCTTTTGTTTTATCGCCAGCTTCGGCTACCTATCATTATTTAATGCTAGTTTTTCCATTTGCTTTTATTTTGTTGGTGTTAAAAGCCGGTGAGGCATCAATTGTAATAACCGGCTGGTTTATTTTATTATATATGGGAATTGGCTGGCTCAATTATAATTATGTGTATAAGGTAATGGAACCCATAGGCTGGCAGATATTTCTGTTTTACCCCCGCTTATGGTTATTGCTGCTGTTATATATCTCATACATTTGGTTTATTCACCTAAAGCTGATAAAAGTGCATGCATTATCTTTTCCCGAAAGAGTAAAAGCGGGATATTAG
- a CDS encoding S9 family peptidase: MKPIFTIATCLLTVALFSTCQKAGNETKDQQTAGNTESVKQYTIEQFMNTSNAFGSSFSPDEQKILFSTNKTGIYNGFEVAVTGGEAKALTSSKDNSVFAISYFPYDERILYSSDKGGNEISHIYVKNTDGTMQDLTPDSTAKSEFFAWSFDEKSFFYVSNKRDRRYFDLYEMDIATFKPVLVYKNDKGYDVRNISNDKAYLSLVKSYTTNNTDMYLYDIKKKQQTLLSKHTGDVNFSPATFSSDSKKLLYLTDENNEFAYLKSYEIGTGKVEEVEKASWDIMYSYYSRNGKYRVTAINNDARTEIKIYDGTTSHPVALAQLPAGDIMSVDFSKSEKRMAFYLRSATSPGNLYVYDFDTKKATRLTDTISPDIEEADLVAGEVIRYKSFDGMEIPAILYKSKGIESGEKRPALLEIHGGPGGQTRVNYDPLIQYLVNHGYVILAVNNRGSSGYGKTFLAADDLKHGDVDLKDCIESKKFLNATGYVDSTKIGIMGGSYGGYMTLAALAFAPQEFEVGVDIFGVANWLRTLNSIPPYWESFREALYKELGNPKTDSVALYNKSPLFHAGKIVKPLIVLQGANDPRVLKVESDEMVEAVKKNNVPVEYLVFPDEGHGFVKKENEIKGYKAILDFVDKHLMKKAI; this comes from the coding sequence ATGAAACCTATTTTTACTATAGCAACCTGTTTATTAACAGTTGCCCTCTTCTCCACTTGTCAGAAAGCAGGCAATGAAACCAAGGATCAACAAACAGCCGGCAATACTGAAAGTGTGAAGCAGTACACCATTGAGCAGTTTATGAACACCAGCAATGCGTTTGGTAGCTCTTTTTCGCCTGATGAACAGAAGATTCTGTTTTCCACCAATAAAACAGGAATTTATAATGGGTTTGAAGTAGCTGTAACAGGTGGTGAAGCGAAGGCACTTACTTCCTCTAAGGATAATTCGGTATTTGCTATTTCATATTTCCCTTATGACGAACGCATCCTCTATTCGAGTGACAAGGGCGGCAATGAAATCAGCCATATTTATGTAAAGAATACCGATGGCACTATGCAGGATTTAACACCGGATTCTACAGCAAAATCAGAGTTTTTTGCCTGGAGCTTCGATGAGAAAAGCTTCTTTTATGTCTCAAACAAACGCGACCGCCGCTATTTTGATCTGTATGAAATGGACATAGCAACATTTAAACCTGTCTTGGTTTATAAAAATGATAAAGGATATGATGTCAGAAATATATCTAATGATAAAGCCTACTTGTCGCTGGTAAAATCTTATACCACCAACAACACCGACATGTATTTGTATGATATCAAAAAGAAGCAGCAAACGCTGTTAAGTAAGCATACCGGAGATGTCAATTTTTCTCCGGCTACTTTTAGTTCCGATAGCAAAAAACTGCTGTATTTGACAGATGAAAACAATGAGTTTGCCTACCTGAAATCTTATGAAATAGGCACAGGTAAGGTAGAAGAGGTAGAGAAAGCCAGCTGGGATATTATGTATTCGTATTATTCCAGAAATGGCAAATACCGGGTGACTGCTATTAACAATGATGCCCGTACAGAAATTAAAATTTACGATGGAACTACCAGCCATCCTGTCGCATTGGCCCAGTTGCCGGCCGGAGATATTATGTCAGTGGATTTCTCAAAAAGCGAAAAACGTATGGCTTTTTACCTGAGAAGTGCTACCTCTCCTGGAAATCTGTATGTTTATGATTTCGATACAAAAAAAGCTACCAGACTGACAGATACTATAAGTCCGGATATTGAGGAAGCAGACCTGGTAGCAGGAGAAGTAATCCGGTATAAATCGTTTGATGGCATGGAAATTCCGGCCATACTTTATAAATCTAAAGGCATCGAATCTGGTGAAAAGCGCCCGGCTTTACTCGAAATTCATGGCGGACCAGGCGGACAAACCAGAGTAAACTATGATCCGCTGATCCAGTACCTGGTCAATCATGGCTATGTGATTCTGGCTGTTAATAACCGGGGCAGTTCAGGATATGGGAAAACTTTTTTGGCGGCTGATGATCTGAAACATGGCGATGTGGATTTGAAAGATTGTATCGAATCTAAGAAGTTTTTGAATGCCACCGGATATGTAGATTCTACCAAAATAGGCATTATGGGTGGTAGTTATGGGGGATATATGACCCTGGCAGCACTAGCTTTTGCCCCGCAGGAATTTGAGGTAGGGGTAGATATTTTTGGGGTAGCCAACTGGCTGCGGACCTTAAATAGTATTCCTCCTTACTGGGAATCTTTCCGGGAAGCCTTGTACAAAGAACTGGGAAATCCAAAAACGGATTCGGTCGCTTTGTACAATAAATCTCCTTTATTCCATGCCGGTAAAATCGTAAAACCGCTTATCGTATTGCAAGGTGCCAACGACCCAAGGGTACTGAAAGTAGAATCTGATGAAATGGTAGAAGCTGTAAAGAAAAATAATGTGCCAGTGGAGTATCTGGTGTTTCCGGATGAAGGCCATGGATTTGTAAAAAAGGAAAACGAAATTAAGGGATATAAAGCTATTCTCGATTTTGTAGATAAACATTTAATGAAAAAGGCAATATGA
- a CDS encoding B12-binding domain-containing radical SAM protein, producing the protein MKLLLTHAYFLAEDAKEQLIMKPYPPLGILYLSAYLKKHGFNCQVYDTTFSTQVHFYEYLLAHTPDMIAIYTNLMTKLNVLRTIQFIRQQEELKHTTVILGGPEVTNHVNNFLDAGADIIAIGEGEQTMLDLMQAYQGSTAPVLEQIQGIAFKNNRRDVIQTTEREKLKNLDELPIPDREAIDLHKYLNAWKTRHGQNAISVSTMRGCPYTCKWCSRAVYGLSYRRRSPQKVVEEMLYLKARYNPDTLWFVDDVFTISHKWLREFAVILKENNIRIPYECISRSDRMNEEVIDLLKETGCYRIWIGAESGSQAVIDAMDRRVQIGQVREMIQLAKKKGIQTGTFIMLGYPGETEADIEETIQHLKISDPDYYTITLAYPIKGTQLYTEVEDKFLNPLPWESSTDRDIEYKRSYSPAYYHYALKRVNSEVAFHREKKKVLQNPVGVMKLKAKSQLAKLLMTLEKMKES; encoded by the coding sequence ATGAAACTGCTGCTTACCCATGCCTATTTCCTTGCTGAAGATGCTAAAGAGCAACTTATTATGAAACCCTATCCGCCTTTAGGGATTCTTTACCTTTCTGCCTACCTGAAAAAACATGGATTTAATTGCCAGGTGTATGATACTACTTTTTCCACGCAAGTACACTTTTATGAATATCTGCTGGCGCACACGCCTGATATGATTGCTATTTACACCAACCTGATGACCAAACTGAATGTGCTCCGGACCATCCAGTTTATCAGGCAACAGGAAGAATTAAAGCATACCACCGTTATTCTGGGTGGCCCGGAAGTTACTAATCATGTTAATAATTTTCTCGACGCTGGCGCTGATATTATTGCCATTGGTGAAGGGGAACAGACTATGCTGGATCTTATGCAAGCCTATCAGGGTTCAACTGCTCCTGTACTTGAACAGATTCAAGGAATAGCTTTTAAAAATAACAGGCGAGACGTAATTCAAACAACAGAAAGAGAAAAACTCAAGAACCTGGATGAACTTCCTATACCTGACCGGGAAGCCATTGATTTGCATAAATATTTAAATGCCTGGAAAACCCGTCACGGACAAAATGCCATTTCAGTCAGTACCATGCGGGGCTGCCCCTATACCTGCAAATGGTGCAGCAGGGCCGTGTATGGATTAAGCTACCGCCGGAGATCGCCACAAAAAGTAGTGGAAGAAATGCTCTATCTAAAGGCAAGGTACAATCCGGATACGCTCTGGTTTGTAGACGATGTATTTACCATTAGTCATAAGTGGCTACGGGAATTTGCAGTTATATTGAAAGAAAATAATATACGTATTCCTTATGAATGCATCAGCCGGTCTGACCGGATGAACGAGGAAGTGATTGATTTGCTCAAGGAAACTGGTTGTTACCGGATATGGATAGGGGCTGAATCTGGTTCACAGGCTGTGATTGATGCCATGGACCGGAGGGTACAGATAGGGCAAGTACGGGAAATGATTCAACTGGCGAAAAAGAAAGGTATACAAACCGGCACCTTTATTATGCTCGGCTATCCAGGGGAAACAGAAGCAGATATCGAAGAAACCATTCAGCATTTAAAAATTTCTGATCCCGATTATTATACCATTACCCTGGCTTATCCCATCAAAGGAACCCAGCTATATACAGAGGTAGAGGATAAGTTTTTAAATCCGCTGCCCTGGGAATCTTCCACTGACCGGGATATTGAATACAAACGCTCCTATTCACCTGCTTATTACCACTATGCCTTGAAACGGGTAAACAGCGAAGTGGCTTTTCACCGGGAAAAAAAGAAAGTACTCCAGAATCCTGTGGGAGTGATGAAATTAAAAGCCAAATCCCAGCTGGCAAAACTATTAATGACCCTTGAAAAAATGAAGGAAAGCTAA
- a CDS encoding ABC transporter ATP-binding protein: protein MHVLLRYLKPHQGLVFLSLLLAAMSQVLALLDPVIFGQIIDRYATPPYRDPAEERIRGVLLLMLLAVGIAILSRLAKAFQEYLTNLVVQKFGVQIFSDGLKQTLRLSYEQYGTQNSGETLSILQRVRRDTERFITAFINILFSSLVGIGFLVWYAITKHWALVPIFIIGIGVLGGLTSLLSAKIKTMQRSINRATNKLSGIITESLRNIELVKSLGLTFAEIRRLRQHTEQIFQLEMEKVKQVRTLSFLQGSALILLKQSILFTLLWLIFHDILSTGELISMQFISVGIFGPLQELGTVILAYREAQAALLNFNELLQKPIEKKPESAVDVGPLQQLLFEQVVFRHKDATQNALDGISFEAHTGDTIAFVGPSGSGKSTLVKLLVGLYVPVSGQIFYNNTPGKEIWLNEARRQLGFVTQETNLFSGTIKENLLYVKPDATDEEIYAVLQKASINSLLARSDKGIDTQIGEGGLKMSGGEKQRLSIARALIRNPRLLIFDEATSALDSLTEEEITTTVREISAIREQITILIAHRLSTIKHADTIYVLEKGKIVEQGNHEQLLATKGLYYAMWRQQIGERKQEVIM, encoded by the coding sequence ATGCATGTACTTCTCCGCTACCTCAAACCCCATCAGGGCTTAGTCTTCCTCTCTTTGCTTCTGGCTGCCATGAGCCAGGTACTTGCCTTACTCGATCCGGTCATTTTCGGGCAAATTATTGACCGGTATGCTACGCCTCCTTATCGTGATCCTGCCGAAGAACGTATCAGAGGTGTATTATTATTAATGTTACTGGCTGTAGGCATCGCCATACTTTCCCGTCTGGCCAAAGCTTTTCAGGAATATCTCACCAACCTGGTGGTACAGAAATTCGGAGTACAGATTTTTAGTGATGGACTGAAGCAAACACTGCGCCTCTCTTATGAGCAATATGGCACTCAGAACAGTGGAGAAACACTTTCTATTCTGCAACGGGTGCGCCGGGATACAGAACGTTTTATTACCGCTTTTATTAATATTCTTTTTTCTTCTTTAGTAGGCATCGGTTTTCTGGTCTGGTATGCCATCACTAAACACTGGGCACTGGTTCCTATTTTCATCATCGGCATTGGCGTATTAGGCGGACTGACCAGTCTGCTGAGCGCTAAAATCAAAACCATGCAGCGTTCCATCAATAGGGCTACCAACAAACTCTCCGGCATCATCACAGAATCCTTGCGTAACATTGAACTGGTGAAGAGTTTAGGACTTACCTTTGCCGAAATCCGGAGGTTACGACAACATACTGAGCAAATCTTCCAGCTGGAAATGGAAAAAGTGAAGCAAGTACGCACACTTTCGTTTTTACAAGGCTCAGCACTTATTCTGTTAAAGCAATCCATTCTGTTTACCTTGCTCTGGCTCATTTTCCATGATATACTTTCTACCGGCGAACTGATTTCGATGCAATTTATTTCAGTAGGCATATTCGGTCCTTTGCAGGAATTAGGAACTGTGATTCTTGCCTACCGGGAAGCACAGGCAGCTTTGCTTAACTTTAATGAACTATTGCAAAAACCGATTGAGAAAAAACCGGAATCAGCCGTTGATGTAGGTCCTTTGCAACAATTACTTTTCGAGCAGGTGGTATTCCGTCATAAAGATGCGACACAGAATGCGCTTGATGGAATTTCCTTTGAGGCCCATACTGGTGATACCATTGCTTTTGTTGGTCCATCAGGCTCCGGCAAATCTACTCTGGTTAAATTGCTGGTAGGGCTGTATGTGCCGGTAAGTGGCCAGATATTTTATAATAACACCCCGGGGAAAGAAATATGGCTCAATGAAGCCCGGCGTCAGTTAGGATTTGTAACGCAGGAAACGAACCTGTTTTCTGGGACCATCAAAGAAAATCTGCTCTATGTAAAACCTGATGCCACCGATGAAGAAATCTATGCAGTACTTCAAAAAGCTTCTATCAATAGTTTATTAGCACGGTCAGACAAAGGCATTGATACACAAATCGGCGAAGGCGGACTTAAAATGTCGGGTGGGGAAAAGCAACGGCTCTCTATTGCCAGGGCATTAATCCGCAATCCTCGCCTGCTCATTTTCGATGAAGCTACCTCTGCTCTTGACTCATTAACTGAAGAAGAAATCACTACCACTGTACGGGAGATATCTGCCATTCGTGAACAGATTACCATTCTGATTGCCCACCGGCTTTCTACCATCAAGCATGCCGATACCATTTATGTGCTGGAAAAAGGAAAAATTGTAGAACAGGGCAATCATGAGCAACTATTAGCCACAAAAGGGCTGTATTATGCCATGTGGCGGCAACAGATCGGCGAACGCAAACAGGAAGTTATTATGTGA